The Chrysemys picta bellii isolate R12L10 chromosome 5, ASM1138683v2, whole genome shotgun sequence genome includes a window with the following:
- the LOC101941793 gene encoding cytochrome P450 4V2-like isoform X1, which produces MGALQLAQDGDRLLYWGAGVVTLLFTLLAAFTFRLLLDYLGKWKALKPIPGVSPCYPLLGNALFFERKGEDFFKQIVNNLEEYRNLPLLKLWIGPLPFVILYHPDAVEVVLNSSKHIEKSFPYKFLHPWLGTGLLTSTGDKWRSRRKMITPTFHFTILADFLEVMNEQASILVDKLEKHVDKGPFDCFLDITLCALDIICETAMGKNVSAQNNRDSEYVRAIYKMSDLIHHRQKSPWLWSNLMYPMFQEGREHTRSLKILHSFTDNVTCYSFFYCVPINEENNVVNIEIPDCECGDRESAIGNITLSVVIAEKALEIENDTQQKDDFDDNCEQSAPKRRRAFLDMLLSTTDDEGNKLSYMDIREEVDTFMFEGHDTTAAAMNWAIYLLGCHPEAQKKVHRELDEVFGNSDRPVTMDDLKKLRYLECVVKEALRLFPSVPFFARTTSEDCHIRGFKIPKATEVVVVPYVLHREPEIFPDPEEFRPERFFPENSKGRHPYAYVPFSAGPRNCIGQRFAQMEEKAVLAIILRRFWVETSQEREGLGLVGELILRPNKGIWIQLKRRSVCVS; this is translated from the exons ATGGGGGCTCTGCAGCTGGCTCAGGACGGGGACCGGCTGCTCTACTGGGGGGCCGGAGTCGTCACTCTGCTCTTCACGCTGCTGGCAGCCTTCACGTTCCGCCTGCTGCTGGATTACCTGGGGAAGTGGAAGGCGCTGAAGCCGATTCCAGGGGTCAGCCCCTGTTACCCTCTGCTGGGAAATGCTCTGTTCTTCGAGCGAAAAGGGGAAG atttctttaaaCAAATAGTAAACAACTTAGAAGAATACAGGAATCTACCCCTGCTAAAACTTTGGATAGGACCATTACCTTTTGTGATTTTATATCATCCAGATGCTGTGGAG GTTGTTCTAAACAGTTCAAAGCACATAGAAAAATCTTTTCCGTACAAATTCCTACATCCATGGCTTGGCACAGGACTTCTAACAAG CACTGGAGATAAGTGGCGTTCCAGAAGGAAAATGATAACTCCCACGTTCCACTTCACAATCTTAGCTGATTTTCTAGAAGTTATGAACGAACAAGCCAGTATTTTGGTTGATAAACTTGAAAAGCATGTTGACAAAGGGCCATTTGATTGCTTTCTAGACATCACTCTCTGTGCCCTGGATATAATCTGTG AAACTGCGATGGGCAAGAATGTCAGTGCGCAGAACAATAGGGATTCTGAATATGTCCGTGCTATTTATAA GATGAGTGACCTCATTCATCATAGACAGAAGTCTCCTTGGCTTTGGTCTAACTTGATGTACCCTATGTTCCAAGAAGGAAGGGAACATACTAGAAGCCTCAAGATCCTTCACAGTTTTACTGACAATGTAACCTGTTATTCCTTTTTCTACTGTGTTCCCATCAATGAAGAAAATAATGTAGTAAATATAGAGATTCCAGATTGTGAATGTGGTGACAGAGAATCAGCCATTGGGAACATCACCTTATCTGTG GTTATTGCAGAAAAAGCCCTTGAAATAGAGAACGACACACAACAGAAAGATGACTTTGATGACAACTGCGAACAAAGTGCGCCCAAAAGGAGAAGGGCTTTTCTTGATATGCTTCTCAGTACAACTGATGATGAAGGGAACAAACTGAGCTACATGGATATTCGAGAGGAAGTGGATACTTTCATGTTTGAG GGGCATGATACAACAGCTGCTGCTATGAACTGGGCCATCTACTTACTTGGATGCCATCCTGAAGCCCAGAAGAAAGTTCACAGAGAATTGGATGAAGTGTTTG GGAATTCTGACCGGCCTGTTACAATGGATGACTTGAAGAAGCTCCGATATCTTGAGTGTGTTGTTAAAGAAGCCCTTCGTCTCTTCCCTTCTGTTCCATTCTTTGCCCGCACCACAAGTGAAGATTGCCATATTA GAGGATTTAAGATACCAAAAGCAACAGAGGTAGTCGTGGTTCCTtatgtgctgcacagagaaccgGAGATTTTCCCAGACCCAGAAGAATTTAGGCCTGAGAGATTCTTCCCTGAGAATTCTAAGGGAAGGCACCCATATGCATATGTGCCCTTCTCTGCTGGACCCAGAAACTGTATTG